In the Deinococcus roseus genome, one interval contains:
- a CDS encoding Gfo/Idh/MocA family protein, with protein MKPFRIVVAGCGGMAQTWVEYALQRPDTEIVALVDVFPQSARKMQEKYSLSCPTFSSLADALQQVDANLVLDITIPDAHFEVALTAFAAGCDVLGEKPMASSLQDAQTMLDAAQQAGRTYAIMQNRRYLKPIRAYRDLVHSGKIGTPGFATANFFIGAHFGGFRDAMESPLILDMAIHTFDQARFILQADPVSVYCQEFNPKGSWYQGNAAAVCIFEMSDGSVFTYNGSWCAEGVQTSWEAQWRVMGSLGSAIWDGPQIYAEGVKDPEQQAFHRDVERMEAKFTWEGREGHFGCLDEMFQALLENRDPETVCTDNIKSMKMVFGALESARTGRKVLL; from the coding sequence ATGAAACCCTTCAGAATTGTTGTTGCAGGCTGCGGCGGCATGGCCCAGACCTGGGTGGAATACGCCCTGCAAAGACCCGACACCGAAATTGTGGCCCTGGTGGATGTGTTTCCCCAGAGTGCCCGGAAGATGCAGGAAAAATACAGCCTCTCCTGCCCCACCTTCAGCAGCCTTGCAGATGCGCTGCAACAGGTGGATGCCAACCTGGTGCTGGACATCACCATCCCGGACGCCCACTTTGAGGTCGCCCTCACCGCCTTTGCTGCAGGTTGTGATGTGCTGGGAGAAAAACCCATGGCCTCCTCGCTGCAAGATGCCCAGACCATGCTGGACGCCGCACAGCAGGCAGGTCGCACTTACGCCATCATGCAAAACCGCAGGTACCTGAAACCCATCCGGGCCTACCGGGATCTGGTGCACTCTGGAAAAATCGGCACCCCCGGATTTGCCACCGCCAACTTCTTCATCGGGGCACACTTTGGAGGCTTCCGGGATGCCATGGAGAGTCCATTGATCCTGGACATGGCCATCCACACCTTCGATCAGGCACGGTTCATTTTGCAGGCCGATCCGGTGTCTGTGTACTGCCAGGAATTCAACCCGAAAGGTTCCTGGTACCAGGGCAATGCTGCAGCAGTGTGCATCTTCGAAATGTCCGATGGATCGGTTTTCACCTACAACGGAAGCTGGTGCGCAGAAGGGGTGCAAACCTCCTGGGAAGCCCAGTGGCGCGTGATGGGCAGCCTGGGAAGTGCCATCTGGGATGGTCCTCAAATTTACGCCGAGGGGGTCAAAGACCCTGAACAGCAGGCTTTCCACCGGGACGTTGAGAGAATGGAGGCAAAATTCACCTGGGAGGGCAGAGAAGGCCACTTTGGCTGTCTGGACGAAATGTTCCAGGCCCTGCTTGAAAACCGCGATCCAGAAACCGTCTGCACCGACAACATCAAAAGCATGAAAATGGTGTTTGGGGCACTGGAAAGTGCCAGAACGGGGCGGAAGGTGTTGCTGTAA
- a CDS encoding DNA topoisomerase IB, with translation MTTLTQELQDCYYRREGHTLEDFRYFLPEGDPLMEEEEIARLNALGIPPAYTDVFVSPDPEAALQAFGRDRAGRLQYRYHSDFMQKNAEVKWKRLGKFAEALPALRMETARDLRRTTLHPRKVLSLMTRLLYIARFRVGSDCYVQQHKTYGLTTLLKRHVKIEGSTIEFKFRGKHSIWQHKVTTDQTLARNLERLKALPGAFLFKAETENGLVRIQAHDLNAYIREVMGPFTAKDFRTWGGTLLAAEYLSQVGLPESERQARKNLTECVKVVAADLGNTPAVVRGHYISPKVFDVYLEGRILDDFRVKNQINSEEHLTASEQALKRLLRAKTLSGQ, from the coding sequence ATGACCACCCTCACCCAGGAATTGCAGGATTGCTATTACCGCAGAGAAGGACACACGCTGGAGGACTTCAGGTATTTCCTCCCCGAAGGCGATCCCCTGATGGAAGAAGAAGAAATTGCCCGCCTGAACGCTCTGGGCATTCCTCCTGCCTACACCGATGTTTTTGTTTCGCCAGACCCTGAGGCAGCGCTGCAGGCTTTTGGTCGGGACAGGGCTGGACGTTTGCAGTACCGCTACCACAGCGATTTCATGCAGAAGAATGCCGAGGTCAAATGGAAACGGCTGGGCAAATTTGCAGAGGCCCTGCCCGCTCTGCGCATGGAAACGGCCAGGGATCTGCGCAGAACCACCCTGCATCCCAGAAAAGTGCTGTCCCTGATGACCCGCCTGCTGTACATTGCCCGTTTCCGGGTGGGCTCGGATTGTTATGTCCAGCAGCACAAAACCTATGGTCTGACCACCTTGCTGAAAAGGCACGTGAAGATCGAGGGAAGCACCATCGAGTTCAAATTCAGGGGCAAACACAGCATCTGGCAGCACAAGGTCACCACCGACCAGACACTGGCCCGCAACCTGGAGCGCCTGAAAGCACTTCCCGGAGCGTTCCTGTTCAAAGCCGAAACCGAAAATGGGCTGGTGCGCATTCAGGCCCACGACCTGAACGCATACATCCGGGAGGTGATGGGTCCTTTCACTGCCAAGGATTTCCGCACCTGGGGTGGGACCTTGCTGGCGGCAGAGTACCTGTCTCAGGTGGGATTGCCTGAAAGCGAGCGACAGGCGCGCAAGAACCTCACCGAATGCGTGAAGGTGGTGGCAGCAGATCTGGGCAACACACCTGCTGTGGTGCGGGGGCATTACATCTCTCCAAAGGTCTTTGATGTGTACCTGGAAGGCCGCATTCTGGATGACTTCAGGGTCAAAAACCAGATCAACAGCGAAGAGCACCTGACGGCATCTGAGCAGGCTTTGAAGCGGCTGCTGAGGGCAAAAACCCTGTCAGGGCAATGA
- a CDS encoding PQQ-dependent sugar dehydrogenase, whose amino-acid sequence MKKLPALAALLTFSLLGCRMMASPNPPVLVSTQLEVPSGLNTAPFNQARTLNIPSGMKIQVVARVKGARFLAVTPDGNVLVSQPKEGSISLVRPGAAYATSAFVTGLNNPHDMVFTQIEGKTYLYVSEAGRISRSEYQNGDLTRRAMEVVVDGLPTEPLPDEDNYRHILKNIAIGGGKLYVDVASSTNEDPRDLQTDPIRGAIYQYDLDGKNRKLFATGIRNAEGLAFAPDTGDLWAVINQRDDMQYPYHKDFDGDGSDDYGKVLPDFVDNNPPEQFIKVKEGGDYGWPYCNPVLNSTTGYQNMPYVADVTRNPDNSVKDCNTMTPTDMGIQAHSAPLGLTFWTGASVPEGFKNGAVVGLHGSWNRQSFTGHKVSFFPFQNGQPTGEQDLVSGWVTDAANKVRWGRPVDTAPLSDGSLLISDDESGTVYRLYQP is encoded by the coding sequence ATGAAAAAACTTCCTGCACTTGCTGCCCTGCTGACCTTCAGCCTGCTGGGATGCCGCATGATGGCCTCGCCCAATCCACCTGTACTGGTGTCCACCCAACTGGAGGTGCCCTCTGGCCTGAACACCGCACCCTTCAACCAGGCCCGCACCCTCAACATTCCCAGTGGCATGAAAATTCAGGTGGTGGCCCGTGTGAAAGGGGCCCGCTTCCTGGCTGTCACTCCAGACGGCAATGTGCTGGTGTCCCAGCCCAAAGAAGGCAGCATTTCCCTGGTCCGTCCGGGGGCTGCTTATGCCACCAGTGCCTTCGTGACGGGCCTCAACAACCCGCATGACATGGTGTTCACCCAGATTGAAGGCAAAACCTACCTGTATGTCTCCGAGGCAGGACGCATCAGCCGTTCGGAATACCAGAACGGTGACCTCACCCGCAGGGCCATGGAAGTGGTGGTGGATGGTCTGCCCACCGAACCCCTCCCAGATGAAGACAATTACCGCCACATCCTCAAGAACATCGCCATTGGCGGGGGCAAGCTGTACGTGGATGTGGCCAGCTCCACCAACGAGGACCCCCGCGACCTGCAAACCGATCCCATTCGGGGAGCCATTTACCAGTACGATCTGGATGGCAAAAACCGCAAATTGTTTGCCACGGGCATCCGCAATGCGGAAGGACTGGCTTTTGCTCCAGACACTGGAGACCTCTGGGCGGTGATCAACCAGCGGGATGACATGCAGTACCCCTACCACAAGGACTTTGATGGAGACGGGTCAGACGATTACGGCAAGGTGCTCCCGGATTTTGTGGACAACAACCCGCCCGAGCAATTCATCAAAGTGAAAGAGGGCGGAGATTACGGCTGGCCTTACTGCAACCCGGTCCTCAACAGCACCACGGGATACCAGAACATGCCTTATGTTGCAGATGTGACTCGCAATCCCGACAATTCGGTCAAGGACTGCAACACCATGACCCCCACCGACATGGGCATCCAGGCCCACTCTGCGCCGCTGGGCCTGACCTTCTGGACCGGAGCCAGTGTGCCTGAAGGCTTCAAAAATGGAGCTGTGGTGGGTCTGCACGGCTCCTGGAACCGCCAGTCCTTCACCGGGCACAAGGTCAGCTTCTTCCCCTTCCAGAACGGACAGCCCACCGGAGAACAGGACCTGGTTTCTGGCTGGGTGACGGACGCAGCCAACAAGGTGCGCTGGGGCCGTCCGGTGGACACTGCACCTCTGTCAGATGGCAGCCTGCTGATTTCCGATGATGAAAGCGGTACGGTTTACCGTCTGTATCAGCCCTGA